One segment of Pleomorphomonas sp. PLEO DNA contains the following:
- a CDS encoding ABC transporter substrate-binding protein: MMTLTSAASRAALAGGLLLAGTCLSSAEELTLWTLNFSSEASNEAFNKITSGFEAANPGVKVTVVTRGTDDHKTAIRVAAGTDKGPDIYFMWAGLGLGGEYVKAGLSLPLDKYYAEYKWDDELVPAAASFSRIYEGGRHGVPFTFKGEALYYNKALFEKAGITGTPANYDELVADAEKLKAAGIPAITFGGTVNWHVMRLMDVILESKCGAEKHDALMNMAVDWTKEACAKDSFTELDKWAKNYILSPFMGIDQAQSFNLFVAGRAAMMLEGDWLVQQLAEATDLNGYDLFPFPTGTNRLYGFAEYHYVSSKSKSPDLAAKFLDYFNSTEVQQSVLGKFSTSSINKHVVYKDLRPMDKKWLDIFNTYDKVYMNGDQAFPLDVTTEYFRVINEVASGNMAPTDAASAMQTFIHNKG, translated from the coding sequence ATCATGACATTAACTTCTGCTGCCTCGCGCGCCGCGCTCGCCGGCGGTCTGCTATTGGCCGGGACTTGCCTGTCCTCGGCCGAGGAATTGACGCTTTGGACATTGAACTTCAGCTCGGAAGCGTCGAACGAAGCGTTCAACAAGATTACCTCCGGCTTCGAAGCCGCCAATCCCGGCGTTAAGGTGACTGTCGTCACCCGTGGCACCGACGACCACAAGACCGCGATCCGCGTTGCCGCCGGCACCGACAAGGGGCCGGACATTTATTTCATGTGGGCGGGCCTCGGCCTCGGCGGCGAATATGTGAAGGCGGGTCTCAGCCTGCCGCTCGACAAGTATTATGCGGAATATAAATGGGACGACGAACTGGTCCCCGCCGCGGCTTCTTTCTCGCGTATCTACGAGGGCGGCCGCCACGGCGTGCCATTCACCTTCAAGGGCGAGGCGCTCTACTATAACAAGGCGCTGTTCGAAAAGGCCGGCATTACCGGCACGCCTGCCAACTATGACGAACTCGTTGCCGACGCGGAAAAGCTGAAGGCAGCCGGCATCCCTGCGATCACCTTCGGCGGCACGGTCAACTGGCACGTCATGCGGCTGATGGACGTGATCCTCGAGTCAAAGTGCGGCGCTGAAAAGCATGACGCACTGATGAACATGGCGGTCGACTGGACCAAGGAAGCCTGCGCGAAGGACTCTTTCACCGAGCTCGACAAGTGGGCGAAGAATTACATCCTGTCGCCCTTCATGGGGATCGATCAGGCTCAATCGTTCAACCTGTTCGTCGCAGGTCGGGCGGCGATGATGTTGGAGGGCGACTGGCTGGTGCAGCAGCTTGCCGAGGCCACCGACCTCAACGGTTACGACCTGTTCCCGTTTCCGACGGGGACCAACCGGCTCTATGGGTTTGCCGAATATCATTATGTGAGCTCAAAGAGCAAGAGTCCGGATCTCGCCGCGAAGTTCCTCGACTACTTCAACTCCACTGAAGTACAGCAGAGCGTGCTCGGAAAATTCAGCACTTCGTCCATCAATAAGCACGTTGTCTATAAAGATCTGCGTCCGATGGACAAGAAATGGCTCGATATTTTCAACACCTATGACAAAGTTTACATGAACGGCGACCAAGCCTTCCCGCTTGACGTGACCACGGAATATTTCCGCGTCATCAATGAAGTGGCCAGCGGCAACATGGCGCCGACCGATGCGGCCTCCGCCATGCAGACCTTCATCCACAACAAGGGCTGA
- a CDS encoding ROK family protein has protein sequence MITSELEGLLYGRELDSPVVKVVRALSGHGAVSTSQIARNTGLARSTVSTILADLKRSNLVVEMEARNPGPGRPAIAHSLNPEAGTCVGALLDVDEIRVIVADVAHNVVADLAMPVEREYSPTKAARVVKHAVDTLYKEHSLAYGSLIGIGFAVSAPLAPDGRVMRSSALPGWQGTDFREAFEPALQKPIFADSESNCAALAEMMWGAASGCSDFVLLKLNQAVSGAVVVDGRALVGASGSAGEMGHIVVDPHGPLCRCGNRGCLELYCGAGFVAKMAADWLGRSIPVDEIVARAVQGETGFRRLLADAGEAAGRGLSMVGAMINPPLFIVSGILAGAGELLLAPLRASYEKHSFVKRDDVDEAHYPVFRAGKFLDNDNCLGAAGLVLRHSSRLK, from the coding sequence ATGATCACTAGCGAACTCGAGGGCCTGCTTTATGGCCGCGAGTTGGACTCGCCGGTCGTAAAGGTCGTGAGAGCACTGAGTGGCCATGGAGCGGTGAGCACGTCGCAGATTGCGCGCAATACCGGCCTCGCCCGATCGACCGTTTCCACCATTCTCGCGGACCTCAAGCGATCGAATCTGGTGGTCGAGATGGAGGCGCGGAACCCAGGCCCCGGCCGGCCGGCCATCGCTCATTCGCTCAATCCGGAGGCGGGCACCTGCGTCGGGGCCCTCCTGGATGTCGATGAGATCCGGGTGATTGTTGCCGACGTGGCGCATAACGTGGTCGCCGATCTGGCGATGCCGGTCGAGCGGGAGTATTCGCCCACCAAGGCTGCGCGCGTCGTCAAGCACGCTGTGGACACGCTCTACAAGGAACACAGCCTCGCATACGGCAGCCTGATCGGTATCGGCTTTGCAGTCTCGGCACCGCTGGCGCCCGACGGACGCGTCATGCGGTCCTCGGCTTTGCCGGGATGGCAGGGTACCGACTTCCGCGAAGCTTTTGAGCCGGCGTTGCAAAAACCCATTTTCGCCGACAGCGAAAGCAATTGCGCCGCGCTGGCTGAGATGATGTGGGGCGCAGCCAGTGGCTGCAGCGACTTCGTTCTGCTGAAACTCAACCAGGCCGTCAGTGGCGCCGTCGTGGTCGATGGCCGAGCGCTTGTCGGCGCCTCCGGGTCGGCCGGCGAGATGGGCCATATCGTCGTCGATCCGCACGGGCCACTGTGTCGATGCGGTAATCGCGGCTGCCTCGAACTTTATTGCGGAGCCGGCTTCGTCGCAAAGATGGCTGCCGATTGGCTCGGCCGCTCCATACCTGTCGATGAGATTGTAGCACGTGCCGTTCAGGGCGAGACGGGCTTCCGCCGTCTCCTCGCCGATGCCGGCGAGGCGGCCGGCCGTGGCCTCAGCATGGTCGGCGCGATGATCAACCCGCCACTGTTCATTGTTTCCGGTATTCTGGCCGGTGCCGGCGAATTGCTGCTCGCGCCGCTACGCGCCAGCTACGAGAAGCACTCCTTCGTCAAGCGCGATGACGTCGACGAAGCGCATTATCCGGTTTTCAGGGCAGGGAAGTTTCTCGATAACGACAACTGCCTCGGCGCGGCTGGACTTGTCCTTCGCCACAGCAGCCGCCTGAAATGA
- the pdxY gene encoding pyridoxal kinase PdxY: MNILSIQSHVAYGHVGNASAAFAMQRLGHEVWPIHTVQFSNHTGYGSWKGQVFDSSLIDDCVEGIYERGVLGSCDGVLSGYVGAPAIGDSILKAVKRVRDANPAAAYACDPVIGDVGRGIFVRPGVPEFFRDQAVPAADLVTPNHFEMDYLVGRPSTSMDEVRASIADLHALGPKVVLVTSLIVDGTPDDTLDIVASDGDNLWLARSRRLPLSINGAGDAIAALFYVHWLTTRSVPEALSRSVSSVFGLLKRTVEVGSREIVLIAAQDEIVRPSTIISAVQI; this comes from the coding sequence ATGAACATTCTGTCCATTCAGTCTCATGTCGCCTACGGTCATGTTGGTAACGCGTCAGCCGCTTTTGCCATGCAGCGTCTCGGCCATGAAGTTTGGCCCATCCATACCGTCCAGTTCTCCAACCATACCGGCTACGGATCCTGGAAAGGACAGGTGTTCGACAGTTCGTTGATCGACGACTGCGTCGAAGGCATTTACGAGCGGGGAGTACTGGGGAGTTGCGATGGCGTTCTGTCCGGCTATGTCGGAGCGCCGGCCATCGGGGACTCTATCCTCAAGGCCGTGAAGCGAGTGCGAGATGCCAATCCGGCAGCGGCGTATGCGTGCGACCCGGTGATCGGCGATGTTGGACGGGGCATTTTCGTGCGTCCCGGTGTGCCGGAATTCTTCCGCGACCAGGCGGTACCAGCGGCCGATCTCGTCACACCCAATCATTTCGAGATGGACTATTTGGTTGGGCGGCCTTCGACGTCGATGGATGAAGTCAGGGCATCGATCGCCGATCTGCATGCGCTTGGCCCCAAGGTCGTGCTCGTCACATCGCTGATCGTCGATGGTACGCCGGATGACACGCTCGATATCGTCGCCTCCGATGGCGACAACCTGTGGCTTGCCCGCTCTCGGCGGCTGCCTCTATCGATCAACGGCGCCGGCGATGCCATCGCGGCGCTGTTCTACGTGCATTGGCTGACCACGCGCTCGGTGCCTGAGGCATTGTCGCGCTCAGTCTCTTCAGTGTTCGGCCTCCTGAAGCGAACCGTCGAGGTCGGTAGCCGGGAAATCGTGCTGATCGCCGCCCAAGACGAGATCGTCCGGCCATCGACCATCATTTCGGCCGTTCAAATTTGA
- the phnF gene encoding phosphonate metabolism transcriptional regulator PhnF codes for MAQPKPVERHSGVSLWRQIADRIRVSIADGEFRETGRLPPAFDLAERFGVNRHTVRAALAFLAEEGLVESIQGHGTIITGGRQLTLPISKRTRFSAGVGDQASSVTTRLLRSGELQASAEVAAQLQIAPEQSVIEVEESGYVDGRPVSCSHHFFPADRFPDIARHIAATGSITRAFAACDLPDYLRLSTEVSARHADARERELMHLSPGAIVLETRAVNTDLDGRPVQCSRTRFSADRISLRVTA; via the coding sequence ATGGCCCAGCCAAAGCCGGTCGAGCGACATTCGGGCGTCTCCCTCTGGCGGCAAATTGCCGATCGCATCCGCGTATCGATTGCCGACGGTGAATTCCGGGAAACTGGCCGATTACCGCCAGCCTTCGATCTCGCCGAGCGCTTCGGGGTCAACCGGCACACCGTACGGGCCGCCCTCGCCTTTCTGGCGGAAGAAGGGCTCGTCGAGAGCATTCAGGGACACGGCACCATCATTACAGGTGGTCGCCAGCTGACGTTGCCGATCTCGAAACGAACCCGTTTCTCAGCTGGTGTCGGCGATCAGGCATCTTCGGTGACGACCCGCCTGCTACGCTCAGGCGAGCTTCAGGCTTCGGCCGAGGTGGCTGCTCAATTGCAGATCGCTCCAGAGCAATCGGTTATTGAAGTGGAGGAATCCGGCTACGTCGATGGCCGACCCGTCTCCTGTTCGCACCACTTCTTTCCGGCCGATCGCTTTCCCGACATCGCTCGCCATATTGCCGCCACTGGCTCGATCACCCGAGCTTTCGCCGCCTGTGACCTGCCAGACTATCTCCGGCTGAGCACAGAAGTGTCGGCCCGCCACGCCGATGCCCGCGAGCGCGAACTGATGCACTTGTCGCCCGGCGCCATTGTGCTGGAGACGCGGGCCGTCAATACCGATCTGGATGGTCGGCCGGTGCAATGCTCGCGGACGCGCTTCTCCGCCGACCGGATCAGCCTCAGGGTAACCGCCTGA
- the phnG gene encoding phosphonate C-P lyase system protein PhnG: protein MDAAAVVDDPEMERRRRRMGLLARANAAELEAAWTKLTVPPEVTDLRGPETGLVMLTGRIGGDGARFNLGEATVSRSTVRLASGHVGFGQLLGSDRNRARRAAVFDALAGTEKGRLVVDQLCAVIETRLADEHEQQEAETASTRVDFFTLVRGED from the coding sequence ATGGATGCCGCTGCTGTTGTTGATGATCCTGAGATGGAACGCCGCCGGCGCCGCATGGGGCTTCTGGCTCGCGCCAATGCCGCCGAACTTGAGGCTGCCTGGACGAAGCTCACCGTTCCGCCAGAAGTGACCGATCTGCGCGGTCCGGAGACCGGGCTCGTCATGTTGACCGGCCGTATCGGTGGCGATGGCGCCCGCTTCAACCTTGGCGAGGCGACGGTGAGCCGGTCGACGGTACGGCTGGCATCTGGTCATGTGGGTTTTGGCCAGTTGCTCGGCAGCGACCGGAATCGCGCCCGCCGCGCTGCCGTCTTCGACGCCCTTGCTGGCACGGAGAAGGGGCGTTTGGTGGTGGACCAGCTTTGCGCGGTCATTGAAACGCGTCTCGCCGACGAGCATGAGCAACAGGAAGCCGAGACGGCGTCAACGCGCGTCGATTTCTTCACGCTGGTGCGGGGAGAAGACTAA
- the phnH gene encoding phosphonate C-P lyase system protein PhnH, whose amino-acid sequence MPHDIPSLEASLDGGFGQPVFEAQATFRLVMDAMARPGSCHRIKADVTAPGLAGPAQTALALTLCDADTPVWCSDASPALGAWFAFHTGASLTANPDQAAFAFIGLNGITPEDLPLGTQDYPDRSATLVVEVGCLGEGERFGLTGPGIDGHYDIAIEGLPEGFAAFRAANRALFPRGLDVVLTAGRDLVALPRSTHFIPSEG is encoded by the coding sequence ATGCCCCACGACATTCCTTCACTTGAAGCCTCTCTGGACGGTGGATTCGGTCAACCGGTGTTCGAAGCGCAGGCGACCTTTCGCCTCGTGATGGACGCCATGGCCCGGCCAGGCAGCTGCCATCGCATTAAGGCCGACGTAACGGCTCCAGGTCTCGCCGGCCCAGCCCAGACGGCGCTGGCGCTCACACTTTGCGACGCCGACACGCCGGTCTGGTGCAGTGATGCATCGCCAGCGCTCGGCGCTTGGTTCGCCTTTCATACCGGAGCCTCCCTGACGGCAAATCCCGACCAAGCGGCGTTCGCGTTCATTGGACTGAACGGCATCACGCCGGAGGACTTGCCTCTCGGGACCCAGGATTACCCCGACCGCTCAGCGACACTCGTCGTTGAGGTGGGATGCCTTGGCGAGGGCGAGCGCTTCGGCCTCACGGGTCCCGGCATCGACGGCCATTATGACATCGCCATCGAGGGATTGCCCGAAGGCTTTGCCGCCTTTCGCGCCGCCAACCGAGCGCTCTTTCCGCGTGGCCTCGACGTGGTGCTGACGGCTGGTCGTGATCTCGTCGCCCTGCCACGCTCCACTCATTTCATCCCTTCGGAAGGCTGA
- a CDS encoding carbon-phosphorus lyase complex subunit PhnI, with protein sequence MYVAVKGGEAAIDNAHRLLADRRRGDRNLPAITEAQITEQLSLAVDRVMAEASLYDPGLAALAIRQARGDMIEAIFILRAYRTTLPRFGMSRPLDSHAMRVERRISATYKDLPGGQLLGPTFDYTHRLLDPTLSGDPDIAEPACRDGGIGDLARVSDILDGESLIETEIDEGTEPGDITRTPQEFPLSRAERLQSLARGDEGFLLALAYSTQRGYGRSHPFVGEIRIGIATVEIDIPELGFAVAIGEVRVTECQMVNQFKGSAERPPQFTRGYGLVFGQSERKAMAMSLCDRALRAAEYGEEITAPAQDEEFVLSHCDNVEATGFVEHLKLPHYVDFQAELGLVRRLRTAWQERGNLVEADEGDEPIGEAAQ encoded by the coding sequence ATGTATGTCGCCGTCAAAGGTGGCGAGGCCGCCATCGACAATGCCCACCGCCTCCTCGCCGACCGCCGTCGCGGTGACCGGAACCTGCCGGCTATCACCGAGGCGCAGATCACCGAACAGCTGTCGCTTGCCGTCGACCGGGTGATGGCCGAGGCCTCGCTCTACGATCCGGGTCTCGCAGCACTGGCCATCCGGCAGGCGCGCGGCGACATGATCGAGGCGATCTTCATACTGCGCGCCTATCGGACAACGCTGCCGCGCTTCGGGATGAGCCGGCCACTCGATAGCCACGCAATGCGGGTCGAGCGGCGTATTTCCGCCACTTACAAGGATCTGCCGGGTGGCCAGCTTCTCGGCCCCACCTTCGACTATACCCATCGTCTGCTCGATCCCACACTGTCGGGCGATCCCGACATTGCGGAGCCGGCTTGTCGCGATGGCGGCATCGGAGACCTGGCTCGCGTCTCCGACATTCTTGATGGTGAGAGCCTGATCGAAACGGAGATCGACGAAGGCACCGAGCCCGGCGATATCACCCGCACCCCGCAGGAGTTTCCCTTGTCACGCGCCGAACGGCTGCAGTCGCTCGCTCGTGGCGATGAAGGGTTCCTGCTGGCGCTCGCCTATTCCACCCAGCGCGGCTACGGGCGAAGCCATCCCTTTGTTGGCGAGATCCGGATCGGCATAGCGACCGTGGAGATCGACATTCCCGAACTGGGGTTTGCTGTGGCGATCGGCGAGGTGCGCGTCACCGAGTGCCAGATGGTCAATCAGTTCAAAGGATCGGCCGAACGGCCGCCGCAATTCACACGCGGCTACGGGCTGGTGTTCGGCCAGAGCGAGCGCAAGGCCATGGCCATGTCGCTTTGCGACCGGGCGCTCAGGGCCGCCGAATATGGCGAGGAGATAACCGCCCCCGCCCAGGACGAGGAATTCGTCCTCTCCCATTGCGACAACGTCGAAGCGACTGGCTTCGTGGAGCACCTGAAGCTGCCGCACTACGTCGACTTCCAGGCTGAACTGGGCCTTGTCCGCCGGTTGCGTACTGCCTGGCAGGAACGTGGCAATTTGGTCGAGGCTGACGAGGGTGACGAACCGATCGGGGAGGCCGCCCAATGA
- a CDS encoding alpha-D-ribose 1-methylphosphonate 5-phosphate C-P-lyase PhnJ: MNAVTYNFAYLDEQTKRMIRRAILKAIAVPGYQVPFAAREMPMPYGWGTGGVQVTAAVIGPDDVLKVIDQGADDTTNAVSIRAFFRKVAGVTTTTHTAEATVIQTRHRIPEHPLKEGQILVYQVPIPEPLRFLEPRETETRVMHGLEDYGLMHVKLYEDIAHHGRIATAYAYPVKVAGRYVMDPSPIPKFDNPKMTMSPALQLFGAGREKRIYAVPPYTEVKSLDFEDHPFEVQTFSEPCALCGARNVYLDEVVLDDRGGRMFVCSDTDNCESRRTEIGAQS, encoded by the coding sequence ATGAACGCCGTCACCTATAACTTCGCCTATCTCGACGAGCAGACCAAACGGATGATCCGCCGCGCCATCCTGAAGGCGATCGCCGTTCCCGGCTATCAGGTGCCGTTCGCCGCTCGTGAGATGCCGATGCCCTATGGCTGGGGTACGGGTGGCGTGCAGGTCACCGCCGCCGTCATCGGACCGGACGACGTGCTTAAGGTAATCGACCAGGGCGCCGACGACACCACCAACGCGGTTTCGATCCGAGCCTTCTTCCGCAAGGTGGCGGGCGTTACCACCACGACGCATACCGCTGAGGCGACCGTCATTCAGACGCGCCATCGCATTCCGGAACATCCACTCAAGGAAGGCCAGATCCTCGTTTATCAAGTGCCGATCCCCGAGCCCTTGCGCTTCCTCGAGCCGCGCGAGACCGAGACGCGAGTGATGCACGGCCTTGAGGACTATGGCCTGATGCACGTCAAGCTCTACGAGGACATCGCCCATCACGGCCGGATCGCCACGGCCTACGCCTATCCGGTGAAAGTAGCCGGACGCTATGTGATGGACCCTTCGCCCATACCGAAATTCGACAATCCGAAGATGACGATGAGCCCGGCGCTGCAGCTGTTCGGTGCTGGCCGCGAGAAACGCATCTACGCCGTGCCGCCCTATACTGAAGTGAAGAGCCTAGACTTCGAGGATCACCCCTTCGAAGTGCAAACCTTCAGCGAGCCCTGCGCCCTGTGCGGTGCCCGCAACGTCTATCTCGACGAGGTGGTGCTCGATGATCGCGGCGGCCGCATGTTCGTCTGTTCGGATACCGACAACTGCGAGAGCCGCCGCACCGAGATCGGAGCCCAATCATGA
- the phnK gene encoding phosphonate C-P lyase system protein PhnK, with protein MTEAPILEVRDLAKHYGARLGCVDISFDLWPGEVLAVVGESGSGKTTLLNCLSTRLEADSGSVVYAMRDGSLRDLTSMPEAERRFLMRTDWGFVHQNPSEGLRMGVSAGANVGERLMAIGDRHYGRIRGTALDWLSRVEIAADRIDDGPRAFSGGMRQRLQIARNLVTAPRLVFMDEPTGGLDVSVQARLLDLMRGLVRDLGLSVIIVTHDLAVARLLSHRIMVMKDGRVIEEGLTDRVLDDPRQPYTQLLVSSIPQA; from the coding sequence ATGACCGAAGCTCCCATTCTCGAAGTGCGCGATCTTGCCAAGCATTATGGTGCCCGCCTTGGCTGCGTGGACATCTCGTTCGATCTCTGGCCCGGCGAAGTGTTGGCAGTGGTCGGCGAGAGTGGCTCGGGCAAGACGACCCTGCTCAATTGCTTGTCGACACGGCTTGAGGCCGACAGCGGCTCGGTGGTTTACGCCATGCGCGATGGCAGCCTGCGCGATCTGACAAGCATGCCGGAGGCCGAGCGCCGCTTCCTGATGCGCACCGACTGGGGATTTGTGCATCAGAACCCGTCCGAAGGTCTTCGTATGGGTGTTTCGGCCGGCGCCAACGTCGGCGAGCGACTGATGGCCATCGGCGACCGGCACTACGGCCGCATTCGCGGCACGGCGCTCGACTGGCTTTCGCGTGTCGAGATTGCCGCTGATCGCATTGATGACGGCCCTCGTGCCTTTTCCGGCGGCATGCGTCAGCGCCTGCAGATCGCTCGTAATCTCGTCACCGCTCCACGCCTCGTGTTCATGGACGAGCCGACCGGTGGCCTCGATGTTTCGGTGCAGGCGCGCCTCCTCGACCTGATGCGTGGTCTCGTCCGCGATCTCGGCCTCTCGGTGATCATCGTGACCCACGACCTCGCCGTCGCCCGTCTGCTCAGCCACCGGATCATGGTGATGAAGGACGGTCGCGTCATCGAGGAGGGGTTGACCGATCGCGTGCTCGACGATCCGCGCCAGCCCTACACGCAACTCCTCGTCTCCTCCATTCCGCAAGCCTGA
- a CDS encoding DapH/DapD/GlmU-related protein → MTRLSETPLIHSAASVEASQLGRYTEIAEGCRISELELGDYSYIERDGMVWCATIGKFANIAAAVRINATRHPMDRASLHHFTYRAGDYWDDANHEQDFFAQRRDNRVRIGHDVWIGHGATILPGVSIGNGAVVGAGAVVSRSVPAYTIVAGVPARPLKRRFSEDIADRLETLAWWDWEHGQLREALEDFRELDVESFLNKYGH, encoded by the coding sequence ATGACACGCCTCTCGGAAACCCCTCTGATCCACTCCGCAGCCAGTGTCGAGGCGAGCCAGCTCGGCCGCTATACCGAAATCGCCGAAGGCTGCCGCATCAGCGAACTTGAGCTTGGCGACTACTCCTACATCGAACGCGACGGTATGGTCTGGTGCGCCACGATCGGCAAATTCGCCAATATCGCGGCTGCCGTTCGCATCAACGCCACCCGTCATCCGATGGATCGGGCGAGCCTCCATCACTTCACCTACCGGGCCGGTGATTACTGGGACGACGCCAACCACGAACAGGACTTCTTCGCCCAGCGGCGCGACAATCGCGTTCGCATCGGCCACGACGTCTGGATCGGTCATGGCGCCACTATCTTGCCGGGCGTCTCCATCGGCAACGGCGCCGTCGTCGGCGCTGGCGCTGTGGTGAGCCGAAGCGTGCCCGCCTACACCATCGTGGCGGGTGTGCCGGCACGGCCCCTTAAACGACGTTTTTCCGAAGATATCGCCGATCGGTTGGAGACGCTTGCCTGGTGGGATTGGGAGCATGGGCAACTTCGAGAGGCGCTCGAAGATTTTCGCGAACTTGACGTTGAGTCTTTCTTGAATAAGTACGGTCATTAG
- the phnC gene encoding phosphonate ABC transporter ATP-binding protein, whose protein sequence is MFEIRNLSRHFGTKVAVDDVSFSIPEGQMVGIIGRSGAGKSTLLRMINRLADPTSGSIRYGDVEIASLKGEALRRWRRDCAMIFQQFNLVPRLDVLTNVLLGRLNHRSTALSVMNLFSRDERIMAIAALERLGIEQTVLQAAGTLSGGQQQRVAIARALMQEPRVILADEPIASLDPMNAKVVMDALADINRRDGITVITNLHTLDTARAYCQRIVGMAEGRVVFDGPPAELTAEAVRRIYGAEDDFDERMTSTSLTPQWVPAPEAISGLVMQAAAAM, encoded by the coding sequence ATGTTCGAAATTCGCAACTTGTCGCGCCACTTCGGCACCAAGGTCGCCGTCGATGACGTCAGTTTTTCGATCCCTGAGGGACAGATGGTCGGCATCATCGGTCGCTCCGGTGCCGGCAAATCAACGCTACTGCGAATGATCAATCGGCTCGCCGATCCTACCTCCGGTTCTATCCGCTATGGCGATGTGGAGATCGCCTCGCTGAAGGGTGAGGCGTTGCGTCGCTGGCGGCGCGACTGCGCCATGATCTTCCAGCAATTCAATTTGGTGCCGCGCCTCGACGTACTGACCAATGTGCTGCTGGGCCGCCTCAATCACCGTTCGACAGCTCTGTCGGTGATGAATCTTTTCAGCCGCGACGAACGCATCATGGCCATCGCGGCATTGGAGAGGCTAGGCATCGAGCAGACTGTGCTGCAAGCCGCGGGCACGCTCAGTGGCGGCCAACAGCAACGTGTCGCCATCGCCCGTGCCCTCATGCAGGAACCCCGCGTTATCCTGGCCGACGAACCGATCGCTTCACTTGACCCGATGAATGCCAAGGTGGTGATGGACGCTCTGGCCGACATCAACCGCCGCGACGGCATCACCGTCATTACCAATCTTCACACCCTCGATACGGCGCGTGCCTACTGCCAGCGCATCGTCGGCATGGCCGAGGGGAGGGTGGTGTTCGATGGCCCGCCAGCTGAACTGACAGCCGAAGCGGTCCGCCGCATCTACGGTGCCGAGGATGATTTCGACGAACGCATGACATCGACTTCGCTCACCCCCCAGTGGGTGCCAGCGCCCGAAGCCATTTCCGGCCTCGTCATGCAAGCCGCCGCCGCCATGTAA
- the phnD gene encoding phosphonate ABC transporter substrate-binding protein, with amino-acid sequence MLKKILFAATALVALAGAAAAEEIKDFRIGILGGENEADRLRNFKCLQDKLPAVLGVDKVSLFPAADYDGVIQGLLGGTLDEAELGASGYAKIALANPDVVTPVLTTVQTDGSTGYYSIMVARKDSGIKTLKDLKGKKLGFADPDSTSGYLVPTVTLPDAIGAPIKDYFASTGFGGGHENLVLEVLKGTFDAGTTFGSGVGEFKDGYTSGNLRKMVEKGMLNMDDIVELWKSPLIPNGPIVVRNALPDEVKTKFVAFMKDLPKSDAACFSAIEGGDFKSFTDVTPDFYKTIVAARKAAIGG; translated from the coding sequence ATGTTGAAGAAGATTCTGTTTGCCGCAACCGCCCTCGTCGCGCTCGCCGGCGCCGCTGCCGCCGAGGAGATCAAGGATTTCCGCATCGGCATTCTGGGCGGCGAGAATGAAGCCGACCGCCTGCGTAATTTCAAATGCCTGCAGGACAAGCTGCCGGCCGTGCTCGGCGTCGATAAGGTGTCGCTGTTCCCGGCCGCCGACTATGACGGCGTCATCCAGGGCCTGCTCGGTGGCACGCTCGACGAAGCTGAGCTTGGTGCCTCAGGCTATGCCAAGATCGCTCTGGCCAACCCGGATGTCGTCACGCCGGTGCTGACCACGGTCCAGACCGACGGTTCGACCGGCTACTACTCGATCATGGTGGCCCGCAAGGACAGCGGCATCAAGACGCTCAAGGACCTCAAGGGCAAGAAGCTCGGCTTTGCCGATCCGGATTCCACCTCGGGTTACCTGGTGCCGACTGTGACCTTGCCCGATGCCATCGGCGCCCCCATCAAGGACTACTTCGCTTCGACCGGCTTCGGCGGCGGCCACGAGAACCTCGTCCTCGAAGTGCTGAAGGGCACCTTCGATGCCGGCACCACCTTTGGCTCGGGCGTCGGCGAATTCAAGGACGGCTACACCTCCGGCAATCTGCGCAAGATGGTCGAGAAGGGCATGCTCAACATGGACGACATCGTTGAGCTGTGGAAGTCGCCGCTCATCCCCAACGGTCCGATCGTCGTTCGCAATGCGCTGCCGGATGAGGTCAAGACCAAGTTCGTCGCTTTCATGAAGGACCTGCCGAAGAGCGACGCGGCCTGCTTCTCGGCCATTGAGGGCGGCGATTTCAAGAGCTTCACCGATGTGACGCCCGATTTCTACAAGACCATCGTCGCCGCCCGCAAGGCGGCGATCGGCGGCTGA